In Oryzias melastigma strain HK-1 linkage group LG10, ASM292280v2, whole genome shotgun sequence, a single window of DNA contains:
- the tnip1 gene encoding TNFAIP3-interacting protein 1 isoform X2 has translation MEGKGPYRIYDPGGSEVKAREEAVGGSSYRQLLEENSILRERMKGLKSLGDLLEESQSEASRLRQRVEELVRDNEALKSSSFAASLCMGGPVHTDTQSKLCLYPTPEKEEQASCLGRTLQPEKPSEALSEFEVVNLDRKNSDALAVGTVAGAPPLLPLENNELASQLKRLESSFSIFAEESNPNQLLAHLGRMAVEFHHLSSKVQKNEQRTSLLQTLCEQLRQENNELRKKMEEDHHIRNRDLEQLRQENQKLKELVTGGSAVASAVSPSDTESPEAKDEPVKEEAVAVRPKMEAATPQKTGKSAEKTPAKPCDIETYEKKIRLLEKQRKDVLEVNKQWDIQWNSMRSQFEQKITDLRQRLAESQKTVLELEAEREQRQRDYDKKLLLAKSKIENVQGEKECLNSETTELKQKVRYLQDQLLPLSKQREYQEKEIQRLNRALEEALNLHTPSSSQQPPGQSNFADAANNLKKQELLTQIAVLKEQVKIFEEDFRKERSDRERMNEEKEDLRRQVERLQGQITNLTNQLHQAQNECQRERTERCKLERLQMQHHKQVGTQGLEGWPVHFPPRMPNAAGATAAAAAAPPPARDFQPVNPGFPWQMSFPQPRGARAVGESSRPPPENTDQSSTAAAATVFVKRERQNIDPGKH, from the exons ATGGAAGGTAAAGGTCCGTATCGTATCTACGATCCAGGCGGGAGTGAAGTCAAAGCCCGGGAGGAGGCTGTTGGGGGAAGCAGCTATcggcagctgctggaggagaacAGCATACTGAGGGAACGAATGAAGGGACTAAAAAGTTTAG GTGATTTGTTGGAGGAGTCTCAGTCAGAGGCGTCGAGGCTCAGGCAGCGAGTGGAGGAACTTGTGCGAGACAACGAAGCCTTAAAGTCCTCCAGCTTTGCTGCGAGCCTGTGCATGGGAGGGCCGGTTCACACTGACACACAAA gtaaacTCTGCTTATACCCAACTCCAGAGAAAGAGGAGCAAGCAAGCTGTTTAGGGAGAACACTTCAGCCTGAAAAGCCAAGT gAGGCCTTATCGGAGTTTGAGGTGGTGAATTTAGACAGAAAAAACTCAGATGCCTTGGCT GTCGGGACGGTGGCAGGAGCGCcccctcttcttcctctggagAACAACGAGCTAGCCAGCCAGCTGAAGAGACTCGAGAGCTCTTTCAGCATTTTTGCAGAGGAGTCCAACCCAAACCAGCTGCTGGCTCACCTGGGCCGCATGGCCGTGGAGTTTCACCATTTGTCTTCTAAAGTCCAGAAGAATGAGCAGAGGACCTCCCTCCTACAG ACTCTCTGTGAGCAGCTGAGGCAGGAGAACAATGAACTGAgaaagaaaatggaagaagaCCATCATATCAGGAATCGAGACTTGGAACAGCTGAG GCAGGAGAACCAGAAGCTCAAGGAGCTCGTCACAGGCGGATCAGCAGTTGCTTCAGCCGTGTCGCCGTCTGATACCGAGAGTCCAGAGGCCAAAGACGAGCCCGTTAAGGAGGAAGCTGTTGCTGTCCGACCCAAAATGGAGGCCGCTACACCACAAAAG ACTGGAAAATCAGCAGAGAAAACCCCAGCCAAACCCTGTGACATAGAGACCTACGAAAAGAAGATCCGGCTTTTGGAGAAGCAGAGAAAGGAT GTTCTGGAGGTGAACAAGCAGTGGGACATTCAGTGGAACTCCATGAGGTCACAGTTTGAGCAGAAG ATTACAGACCTCAGACAACGACTGGCTGAGTCCCAGAAAACCGTGCTGGAGCTGGAGGCTGAGCGGGAGCAGAGGCAGCGGGACTATGACAAAAAGCTGCTGCTGGCTAAGTCCAAGATCGAAAACGTCCAG GGGGAAAAGGAATGTTTAAACTCTGAAACCACCGAGCTCAAGCAGAAGGTGCGCTATCTGCAGGATCAGCTGCTGCCCCTCAGCAAACAGAGGGAGTACCAGGAGAAGGAGATCCAGCGCCTGAACAGG gCCTTGGAGGAAGCCTTAAACCTTCACACCCCGTCGTCCTCACAACAACCTCCTGGCCAGAGCAACTTCGCAGATGCAGCCAATAATCTCAAAAAACAGGAACTACTAACTCAAATAGCTGTGCTAAAAGAACAG GTGAAAATCTTTGAAGAAGACTTTAGGAAAGAAAGGAGCGACAGGGAACGgatgaatgaagaaaaagaagatttgaGGCGGCAAGTCGAGAGACTCCAGGGTCAGATTacaaatttgaccaatcag CTGCATCAGGCACAGAATGAGTGTCAGCGAGAACGTACGGAACGATGTAAGCTGGAGAGACTTCAGATGCAGCATCACAAACAG GTGGGAACGCAGGGCCTTGAGGGCTGGCCTGTACACTTCCCTCCCCGGATGCCCAATGCAGCGGGCGCCACAGCAGCAGCCGCCGCAGCTCCACCCCCTGCTAGAGACTTCCAGCCTGTTAACCCG GGTTTTCCATGGCAGATGTCATTCCCTCAACCTCGGGGGGCCAGGGCAGTAGGAGAAAGTTCAAGACCTCCGCCAGAGAACACAG
- the tnip1 gene encoding TNFAIP3-interacting protein 1 isoform X3, producing MEGKGPYRIYDPGGSEVKAREEAVGGSSYRQLLEENSILRERMKGLKSLGDLLEESQSEASRLRQRVEELVRDNEALKSSSFAASLCMGGPVHTDTQSKLCLYPTPEKEEQASCLGRTLQPEKPSEALSEFEVVNLDRKNSDALAVGTVAGAPPLLPLENNELASQLKRLESSFSIFAEESNPNQLLAHLGRMAVEFHHLSSKVQKNEQRTSLLQTLCEQLRQENNELRKKMEEDHHIRNRDLEQLRQENQKLKELVTGGSAVASAVSPSDTESPEAKDEPVKEEAVAVRPKMEAATPQKTGKSAEKTPAKPCDIETYEKKIRLLEKQRKDVLEVNKQWDIQWNSMRSQFEQKITDLRQRLAESQKTVLELEAEREQRQRDYDKKLLLAKSKIENVQGEKECLNSETTELKQKVRYLQDQLLPLSKQREYQEKEIQRLNRALEEALNLHTPSSSQQPPGQSNFADAANNLKKQELLTQIAVLKEQVKIFEEDFRKERSDRERMNEEKEDLRRQVERLQGQITNLTNQLHQAQNECQRERTERCKLERLQMQHHKQGFPWQMSFPQPRGARAVGESSRPPPENTDQSSTAAAATVFVKRERQNIDPGKH from the exons ATGGAAGGTAAAGGTCCGTATCGTATCTACGATCCAGGCGGGAGTGAAGTCAAAGCCCGGGAGGAGGCTGTTGGGGGAAGCAGCTATcggcagctgctggaggagaacAGCATACTGAGGGAACGAATGAAGGGACTAAAAAGTTTAG GTGATTTGTTGGAGGAGTCTCAGTCAGAGGCGTCGAGGCTCAGGCAGCGAGTGGAGGAACTTGTGCGAGACAACGAAGCCTTAAAGTCCTCCAGCTTTGCTGCGAGCCTGTGCATGGGAGGGCCGGTTCACACTGACACACAAA gtaaacTCTGCTTATACCCAACTCCAGAGAAAGAGGAGCAAGCAAGCTGTTTAGGGAGAACACTTCAGCCTGAAAAGCCAAGT gAGGCCTTATCGGAGTTTGAGGTGGTGAATTTAGACAGAAAAAACTCAGATGCCTTGGCT GTCGGGACGGTGGCAGGAGCGCcccctcttcttcctctggagAACAACGAGCTAGCCAGCCAGCTGAAGAGACTCGAGAGCTCTTTCAGCATTTTTGCAGAGGAGTCCAACCCAAACCAGCTGCTGGCTCACCTGGGCCGCATGGCCGTGGAGTTTCACCATTTGTCTTCTAAAGTCCAGAAGAATGAGCAGAGGACCTCCCTCCTACAG ACTCTCTGTGAGCAGCTGAGGCAGGAGAACAATGAACTGAgaaagaaaatggaagaagaCCATCATATCAGGAATCGAGACTTGGAACAGCTGAG GCAGGAGAACCAGAAGCTCAAGGAGCTCGTCACAGGCGGATCAGCAGTTGCTTCAGCCGTGTCGCCGTCTGATACCGAGAGTCCAGAGGCCAAAGACGAGCCCGTTAAGGAGGAAGCTGTTGCTGTCCGACCCAAAATGGAGGCCGCTACACCACAAAAG ACTGGAAAATCAGCAGAGAAAACCCCAGCCAAACCCTGTGACATAGAGACCTACGAAAAGAAGATCCGGCTTTTGGAGAAGCAGAGAAAGGAT GTTCTGGAGGTGAACAAGCAGTGGGACATTCAGTGGAACTCCATGAGGTCACAGTTTGAGCAGAAG ATTACAGACCTCAGACAACGACTGGCTGAGTCCCAGAAAACCGTGCTGGAGCTGGAGGCTGAGCGGGAGCAGAGGCAGCGGGACTATGACAAAAAGCTGCTGCTGGCTAAGTCCAAGATCGAAAACGTCCAG GGGGAAAAGGAATGTTTAAACTCTGAAACCACCGAGCTCAAGCAGAAGGTGCGCTATCTGCAGGATCAGCTGCTGCCCCTCAGCAAACAGAGGGAGTACCAGGAGAAGGAGATCCAGCGCCTGAACAGG gCCTTGGAGGAAGCCTTAAACCTTCACACCCCGTCGTCCTCACAACAACCTCCTGGCCAGAGCAACTTCGCAGATGCAGCCAATAATCTCAAAAAACAGGAACTACTAACTCAAATAGCTGTGCTAAAAGAACAG GTGAAAATCTTTGAAGAAGACTTTAGGAAAGAAAGGAGCGACAGGGAACGgatgaatgaagaaaaagaagatttgaGGCGGCAAGTCGAGAGACTCCAGGGTCAGATTacaaatttgaccaatcag CTGCATCAGGCACAGAATGAGTGTCAGCGAGAACGTACGGAACGATGTAAGCTGGAGAGACTTCAGATGCAGCATCACAAACAG GGTTTTCCATGGCAGATGTCATTCCCTCAACCTCGGGGGGCCAGGGCAGTAGGAGAAAGTTCAAGACCTCCGCCAGAGAACACAG
- the tnip1 gene encoding TNFAIP3-interacting protein 1 isoform X1, with translation MEGKGPYRIYDPGGSEVKAREEAVGGSSYRQLLEENSILRERMKGLKSLGDLLEESQSEASRLRQRVEELVRDNEALKSSSFAASLCMGGPVHTDTQSKLCLYPTPEKEEQASCLGRTLQPEKPSEALSEFEVVNLDRKNSDALAVGTVAGAPPLLPLENNELASQLKRLESSFSIFAEESNPNQLLAHLGRMAVEFHHLSSKVQKNEQRTSLLQTLCEQLRQENNELRKKMEEDHHIRNRDLEQLRQENQKLKELVTGGSAVASAVSPSDTESPEAKDEPVKEEAVAVRPKMEAATPQKTGKSAEKTPAKPCDIETYEKKIRLLEKQRKDVLEVNKQWDIQWNSMRSQFEQKITDLRQRLAESQKTVLELEAEREQRQRDYDKKLLLAKSKIENVQGEKECLNSETTELKQKVRYLQDQLLPLSKQREYQEKEIQRLNRALEEALNLHTPSSSQQPPGQSNFADAANNLKKQELLTQIAVLKEQVKIFEEDFRKERSDRERMNEEKEDLRRQVERLQGQITNLTNQLHQAQNECQRERTERCKLERLQMQHHKQGQQQQERGASDPASGSVNGPLSPPYCGPFVQVGTQGLEGWPVHFPPRMPNAAGATAAAAAAPPPARDFQPVNPGFPWQMSFPQPRGARAVGESSRPPPENTDQSSTAAAATVFVKRERQNIDPGKH, from the exons ATGGAAGGTAAAGGTCCGTATCGTATCTACGATCCAGGCGGGAGTGAAGTCAAAGCCCGGGAGGAGGCTGTTGGGGGAAGCAGCTATcggcagctgctggaggagaacAGCATACTGAGGGAACGAATGAAGGGACTAAAAAGTTTAG GTGATTTGTTGGAGGAGTCTCAGTCAGAGGCGTCGAGGCTCAGGCAGCGAGTGGAGGAACTTGTGCGAGACAACGAAGCCTTAAAGTCCTCCAGCTTTGCTGCGAGCCTGTGCATGGGAGGGCCGGTTCACACTGACACACAAA gtaaacTCTGCTTATACCCAACTCCAGAGAAAGAGGAGCAAGCAAGCTGTTTAGGGAGAACACTTCAGCCTGAAAAGCCAAGT gAGGCCTTATCGGAGTTTGAGGTGGTGAATTTAGACAGAAAAAACTCAGATGCCTTGGCT GTCGGGACGGTGGCAGGAGCGCcccctcttcttcctctggagAACAACGAGCTAGCCAGCCAGCTGAAGAGACTCGAGAGCTCTTTCAGCATTTTTGCAGAGGAGTCCAACCCAAACCAGCTGCTGGCTCACCTGGGCCGCATGGCCGTGGAGTTTCACCATTTGTCTTCTAAAGTCCAGAAGAATGAGCAGAGGACCTCCCTCCTACAG ACTCTCTGTGAGCAGCTGAGGCAGGAGAACAATGAACTGAgaaagaaaatggaagaagaCCATCATATCAGGAATCGAGACTTGGAACAGCTGAG GCAGGAGAACCAGAAGCTCAAGGAGCTCGTCACAGGCGGATCAGCAGTTGCTTCAGCCGTGTCGCCGTCTGATACCGAGAGTCCAGAGGCCAAAGACGAGCCCGTTAAGGAGGAAGCTGTTGCTGTCCGACCCAAAATGGAGGCCGCTACACCACAAAAG ACTGGAAAATCAGCAGAGAAAACCCCAGCCAAACCCTGTGACATAGAGACCTACGAAAAGAAGATCCGGCTTTTGGAGAAGCAGAGAAAGGAT GTTCTGGAGGTGAACAAGCAGTGGGACATTCAGTGGAACTCCATGAGGTCACAGTTTGAGCAGAAG ATTACAGACCTCAGACAACGACTGGCTGAGTCCCAGAAAACCGTGCTGGAGCTGGAGGCTGAGCGGGAGCAGAGGCAGCGGGACTATGACAAAAAGCTGCTGCTGGCTAAGTCCAAGATCGAAAACGTCCAG GGGGAAAAGGAATGTTTAAACTCTGAAACCACCGAGCTCAAGCAGAAGGTGCGCTATCTGCAGGATCAGCTGCTGCCCCTCAGCAAACAGAGGGAGTACCAGGAGAAGGAGATCCAGCGCCTGAACAGG gCCTTGGAGGAAGCCTTAAACCTTCACACCCCGTCGTCCTCACAACAACCTCCTGGCCAGAGCAACTTCGCAGATGCAGCCAATAATCTCAAAAAACAGGAACTACTAACTCAAATAGCTGTGCTAAAAGAACAG GTGAAAATCTTTGAAGAAGACTTTAGGAAAGAAAGGAGCGACAGGGAACGgatgaatgaagaaaaagaagatttgaGGCGGCAAGTCGAGAGACTCCAGGGTCAGATTacaaatttgaccaatcag CTGCATCAGGCACAGAATGAGTGTCAGCGAGAACGTACGGAACGATGTAAGCTGGAGAGACTTCAGATGCAGCATCACAAACAG gggcagcagcagcaggaaagaGGTGCCTCAGATCCCGCATCAGGCTCAGTGAACGGCCCGCTGAGCCCTCCCTACTGTGGTCCCTTTGTGCAGGTGGGAACGCAGGGCCTTGAGGGCTGGCCTGTACACTTCCCTCCCCGGATGCCCAATGCAGCGGGCGCCACAGCAGCAGCCGCCGCAGCTCCACCCCCTGCTAGAGACTTCCAGCCTGTTAACCCG GGTTTTCCATGGCAGATGTCATTCCCTCAACCTCGGGGGGCCAGGGCAGTAGGAGAAAGTTCAAGACCTCCGCCAGAGAACACAG